The Caldicellulosiruptor changbaiensis genome has a segment encoding these proteins:
- a CDS encoding fumarate hydratase: MRIISESVIESKVYEAINEAVCKLPEDVKEALKKAYEAEEGTAKYTLENLLKNIRMAEQKMRPVCQDTGAAVFFVDIGEEVFVEGSIKDAINRAVTRGYKDFYLRKSMVKSPIERENTGDNTPAIIHFDFVKGDRITIYFMPKGFGSENKSALCMLTPADGTEGIENFVIETVKKAGSDPCPPIVVGVGIGGTFEKAALLSKRALLRNIGKRHPKPYIAELEVRLLDKINSLGIGPEGFGGRTTALDVFVEECATHIAGLPVAVNILCHVARHVKIEI, encoded by the coding sequence ATGAGAATAATTTCAGAAAGCGTAATCGAAAGCAAGGTGTATGAAGCCATAAACGAAGCTGTTTGCAAACTTCCAGAAGATGTAAAAGAGGCTTTAAAAAAGGCGTATGAAGCAGAAGAAGGTACTGCAAAGTATACATTGGAAAATCTTTTAAAAAACATCCGAATGGCAGAGCAGAAGATGCGCCCAGTTTGTCAAGATACTGGTGCTGCTGTGTTTTTTGTCGACATTGGTGAAGAGGTATTTGTTGAAGGCTCAATAAAAGATGCCATTAACAGAGCTGTAACAAGGGGATATAAGGACTTTTACTTAAGAAAATCAATGGTAAAAAGCCCAATTGAGAGGGAAAACACAGGCGATAACACACCTGCAATAATCCATTTTGACTTTGTAAAAGGAGACAGAATCACAATCTACTTTATGCCAAAAGGGTTTGGGAGCGAAAACAAAAGCGCGCTTTGCATGTTAACACCGGCTGATGGCACAGAAGGAATTGAGAACTTTGTAATAGAAACAGTGAAAAAAGCAGGATCTGACCCATGCCCGCCGATTGTTGTTGGTGTTGGGATAGGTGGAACATTTGAAAAAGCAGCACTTCTTTCAAAAAGGGCACTTTTAAGAAATATTGGTAAGCGCCATCCAAAGCCTTACATCGCAGAACTTGAGGTAAGACTTCTTGATAAGATAAATTCACTTGGGATAGGACCAGAAGGGTTTGGCGGCAGGACAACTGCACTGGATGTATTTGTAGAAGAGTGTGCAACACACATAGCAGGTCTTCCTGTTGCGGTAAATATTCTTTGCCATGTTGCAAGACATGTGAAGATTGAGATTTGA
- a CDS encoding CvpA family protein, whose amino-acid sequence MPNLADLVVLAIILIGAWIGYKKGLLRMAFDVGSYIISWFVAVWGYKYVGRAIESSSALKGAIENFVKDKVVIRDTISPVVPEFFRGAAMEAHQALNKSLQDAATMVLINFIAMIATFIAAKVVIVAVKNALGFMRKVPVIGTIDGFGGLLAGIGVALIIIYIAFSIIYFFPNAQIFKTVQHYIRTSMFAEFLYENNILIMMMRQYLKLKI is encoded by the coding sequence ATGCCCAATTTAGCAGACCTGGTTGTTTTGGCAATTATCCTTATTGGTGCGTGGATTGGGTACAAAAAAGGACTTTTAAGAATGGCTTTTGACGTTGGATCATACATAATCTCATGGTTTGTGGCGGTGTGGGGATATAAATATGTAGGTAGGGCAATTGAAAGTTCTTCTGCCTTAAAAGGAGCAATAGAAAACTTTGTAAAAGACAAGGTTGTAATAAGGGATACCATTTCACCAGTTGTGCCAGAGTTTTTCAGAGGTGCTGCTATGGAGGCACACCAGGCTCTCAACAAAAGTCTTCAGGATGCTGCCACAATGGTTCTAATTAATTTTATTGCAATGATAGCTACATTCATTGCAGCAAAGGTTGTTATAGTCGCGGTCAAAAACGCGCTTGGGTTTATGAGGAAAGTGCCTGTGATTGGTACAATTGATGGCTTTGGCGGTCTTTTGGCAGGGATTGGAGTAGCTCTCATAATAATCTACATAGCATTTAGCATTATATACTTTTTCCCCAATGCACAAATTTTCAAAACAGTCCAGCACTACATCAGAACCTCAATGTTTGCTGAGTTTTTATACGAAAACAATATTCTCATAATGATGATGAGACAGTATTTAAAACTAAAAATTTAG
- a CDS encoding SpoIIE family protein phosphatase, whose protein sequence is MDFQRINFSQSFYESILNGMLDLVRVIDIDGNVIFCNSKMKEEFGDQTGKKCYDLFCKNTRCEECIAIKSIKENTRAMKYATHKDRVYYVISSPIHDENGNVIGTVEVFRDITEQRRIEERLRRQNEILKRDLEFAKRLQQSLLPVIPKIEGYRITYTYKPCERLGGDFLDVINIDDKIVFYVADVAGHGLLASMVTVFVKQSIIKNAHTYIEASAQEIMKGVLLDFIEMNFPNEVYITIVLGILEKKSGKVNMISAGHVTEPILVRANKKIKMFSMKGQPIASIDLEQGFEIKETVLEKHDKLIFYSDGLIESKNKYGEMYGKKRLIKRILSIKNINTELLIRDLRNFVSDLDDDIAILMVERL, encoded by the coding sequence ATGGACTTCCAAAGAATCAATTTTTCACAGAGCTTTTATGAAAGCATATTGAATGGAATGTTAGACCTGGTGAGGGTCATTGATATAGATGGGAATGTTATCTTTTGCAATTCAAAGATGAAAGAAGAGTTTGGCGACCAGACAGGCAAAAAATGCTACGACCTTTTTTGTAAAAATACGCGTTGTGAAGAGTGTATTGCAATAAAGTCAATTAAGGAAAATACAAGGGCTATGAAATATGCCACTCATAAGGACAGGGTATACTATGTCATAAGCTCTCCTATACACGATGAGAATGGAAATGTAATTGGCACAGTCGAGGTGTTCAGAGATATTACAGAGCAAAGAAGAATAGAAGAAAGACTTAGACGCCAGAACGAGATTCTAAAACGTGACTTAGAATTTGCAAAGAGGCTTCAGCAATCACTTTTGCCGGTTATCCCTAAAATAGAAGGATACAGGATCACATATACTTACAAGCCTTGTGAACGGCTTGGAGGAGACTTTTTAGATGTCATAAACATTGACGACAAGATTGTATTTTACGTTGCAGATGTAGCAGGGCATGGGCTTTTGGCATCAATGGTAACAGTCTTTGTAAAGCAGAGTATAATAAAAAATGCTCATACATACATAGAAGCAAGTGCTCAAGAGATTATGAAAGGTGTGCTTTTGGATTTTATTGAAATGAACTTTCCAAATGAGGTGTATATAACAATTGTTCTTGGAATATTGGAGAAGAAGTCGGGAAAAGTGAACATGATTAGTGCAGGGCATGTGACAGAACCTATCTTGGTCAGAGCTAACAAGAAAATAAAGATGTTTTCTATGAAAGGCCAGCCAATTGCTTCAATTGATTTAGAACAGGGGTTTGAGATAAAGGAGACAGTGCTTGAAAAACATGATAAACTAATCTTCTATTCAGATGGGCTTATTGAGAGCAAAAACAAATACGGTGAGATGTATGGCAAAAAAAGGCTTATAAAGAGAATACTTAGTATCAAAAACATCAACACAGAACTTTTGATAAGAGACCTAAGAAACTTTGTCTCAGATTTAGACGACGACATAGCCATATTGATGGTGGAAAGACTTTAA
- a CDS encoding DUF4446 family protein, protein MKDFLSSYSNQIIIALLIINMILFIALLIQSVKNKNLKRRFLALVKNDDFKTIEEILRETNEKIEYFEEVLKALHKSHRVLSENSKLNIKKLGVVRYDAFENVGSKLSFAIALLDEYDNGVVLNSIYSRDGSSIYAKPIENGLSKYPLSAEEMQAIDLARKNYLAKEIKE, encoded by the coding sequence ATGAAAGATTTTCTTAGTAGCTACTCAAACCAGATTATAATTGCACTTCTTATAATAAATATGATACTTTTTATAGCACTGCTTATTCAGTCAGTAAAGAATAAAAATCTAAAAAGACGTTTTTTAGCCCTTGTAAAAAATGATGATTTTAAAACAATTGAAGAGATTTTGAGAGAGACGAATGAAAAGATAGAGTATTTTGAAGAGGTTTTAAAGGCTTTGCACAAAAGTCACAGAGTGCTCAGTGAGAACTCAAAGCTAAATATAAAGAAGCTTGGGGTTGTGAGGTATGATGCATTTGAAAATGTTGGGAGCAAACTCAGTTTTGCAATTGCCCTTTTAGATGAGTACGACAATGGAGTTGTATTAAATAGCATATATTCAAGAGATGGATCAAGCATATATGCAAAGCCAATTGAAAATGGTCTATCGAAGTATCCGCTTTCAGCTGAAGAGATGCAGGCAATTGACTTGGCAAGGAAAAATTACCTTGCAAAAGAGATAAAAGAATAA
- a CDS encoding ParB/RepB/Spo0J family partition protein yields the protein MKKRLGKGLDALFDDGAQNFDESLNDIQSANDERIEEIEIDKILPSNEQPRKIFDDNEIEELAQSIKNVGLIQPLVVRREGDKYVLIAGERRLRACKIARLQKVPCIVRNYTNPTEIALIENIQRKDLNPYEEALAYKKLIDEHGYTQEELAKRIGISRSKIANTLRILNIGQNILQMIIEGKISEGHAKVLLSVENDVERENLAKLVVEKDLSVRELEEIVKAKDKQKRDEVEDEVLKELEENLMKLFGLKVKIHKKKKKGKIEIEFSNDEELEKIISILMP from the coding sequence ATGAAAAAGCGGCTTGGAAAGGGTCTTGATGCCCTGTTTGATGATGGTGCCCAGAATTTTGATGAAAGTCTTAATGATATACAGTCTGCTAATGATGAGAGAATAGAAGAGATTGAGATTGATAAAATTTTACCTTCAAACGAACAGCCAAGAAAGATTTTTGATGATAATGAAATTGAAGAGCTTGCTCAGTCGATTAAAAATGTGGGACTCATTCAACCTCTTGTTGTGAGAAGAGAAGGAGATAAATATGTACTCATTGCTGGCGAGAGAAGACTTAGGGCTTGTAAAATTGCAAGGCTTCAAAAGGTCCCTTGTATTGTACGCAACTATACAAATCCAACTGAGATTGCACTCATTGAAAATATTCAGCGAAAAGATTTAAACCCATATGAAGAAGCGCTTGCTTATAAAAAGCTTATTGATGAGCACGGCTATACACAAGAAGAACTTGCAAAAAGAATTGGGATTTCAAGGTCAAAGATTGCAAATACTTTGAGGATATTAAATATTGGTCAGAATATATTGCAGATGATAATTGAAGGCAAGATTTCTGAAGGTCATGCGAAAGTGCTTTTGTCTGTTGAAAATGATGTTGAAAGAGAGAACTTGGCAAAGCTTGTAGTTGAAAAGGATTTAAGTGTGAGAGAACTTGAAGAGATTGTAAAGGCAAAAGACAAACAAAAGAGGGATGAGGTTGAGGATGAGGTCCTAAAAGAGTTAGAGGAAAATCTTATGAAGCTATTTGGGCTAAAGGTCAAGATTCATAAGAAAAAGAAAAAAGGAAAGATTGAGATAGAATTCAGCAATGATGAGGAACTTGAAAAGATCATCTCAATACTCATGCCATAA
- a CDS encoding ParA family protein, which translates to MARVVAVVNQKGGVGKTTTCVNLSAAISKKGKKVLAVDCDPQGNLTSGFGIDKKSLEKTIYDVLIGSADIKEVIIKDKFENLDILPSNVNLAGSEIELVSVIAREYRLKSAIESVKSEYDYIFIDCPPSLGLLTLNALAASDSVIIPIQCEYYALEGLSQLSSTINLVRKHLNKHLEIDGVVLTMFDSRTNLSLEVVEEVKKYFGEKVFLSIIPRNVRLSEAPSFGLPGIFYDPDSKGARAYIELADEYLNKVKKNT; encoded by the coding sequence ATGGCAAGAGTTGTGGCAGTTGTCAATCAAAAAGGTGGAGTGGGAAAAACAACAACCTGTGTGAATTTATCTGCTGCAATAAGTAAAAAGGGAAAAAAGGTTTTAGCTGTTGACTGTGATCCACAGGGTAATCTCACAAGTGGTTTTGGGATTGACAAAAAGTCTTTAGAAAAGACTATTTATGATGTTCTGATAGGCAGTGCTGATATAAAAGAGGTTATAATAAAGGATAAATTTGAGAATTTAGATATTCTTCCTTCAAATGTGAATTTAGCAGGAAGCGAGATAGAGCTTGTCTCTGTGATAGCAAGAGAATATAGGTTAAAAAGTGCTATTGAGAGTGTCAAAAGTGAATATGATTACATATTTATTGATTGTCCACCTTCCTTAGGACTTTTGACCTTAAATGCTCTTGCTGCATCTGATTCTGTCATAATACCTATTCAGTGCGAATACTATGCCTTAGAGGGGCTTTCTCAGCTTTCAAGTACAATTAACCTTGTGAGAAAACATCTGAACAAGCATCTTGAGATTGATGGTGTTGTTTTAACAATGTTTGATTCAAGAACAAATCTTTCACTTGAGGTTGTAGAAGAAGTAAAAAAATATTTTGGTGAGAAGGTCTTTTTGAGTATTATTCCAAGGAATGTAAGACTTTCTGAAGCACCTTCGTTTGGACTTCCAGGGATTTTTTATGACCCGGATTCAAAAGGAGCACGTGCATATATAGAACTTGCTGATGAGTACCTAAATAAAGTGAAGAAGAATACATAA
- a CDS encoding phosphate ABC transporter substrate-binding protein PstS family protein encodes MKSFKISKKLFSALILTCFAMSILLTGIFAFGQSLIVKSKSLPATVSHKQIVITFSQEISKGPNFGKIVLLKNKKTKVPISASISANKLVVAIKQSLVAKAQYQLTVPANAVKGSKGGSNSELKFSFIPQSTSANLSGRILIAGSTSVQPLADELAKYFMQQNPKVSIEVQGGGSSVGIKSAIQGIVDIGTSSRELTEDETRQLAAKSWQEIKIAEDGIAVIVHKTNPVSNLSVEQIRDIFSGKIKNWKEVGGKNAPIVVVTREEGSGTRGAFEEIVMGKAKITDSAIVQPSTGAVKTTVSQDENAIGFISLGVLDSTVKGVKVDGVEPTEKNVKLGKYKVKRPFLFLVSKNPSRVTKAFVDFVLSDEGQAIVAKNYISVK; translated from the coding sequence ATGAAAAGCTTTAAGATTTCAAAAAAACTGTTCTCAGCTTTGATTTTAACTTGTTTTGCCATGTCAATTTTACTAACAGGTATCTTTGCATTTGGGCAGTCGCTTATTGTTAAGTCAAAGTCACTTCCAGCAACTGTATCACACAAACAGATTGTAATCACATTTTCTCAAGAGATTTCAAAAGGTCCGAATTTCGGAAAGATAGTGCTCCTAAAAAATAAAAAAACTAAGGTTCCTATTTCAGCATCTATATCTGCTAACAAGCTTGTTGTAGCAATCAAACAATCACTTGTCGCAAAAGCACAGTACCAACTTACAGTTCCTGCAAATGCTGTTAAAGGCTCAAAAGGAGGTTCAAATTCAGAGCTAAAATTTTCATTTATTCCACAGTCAACATCAGCAAATCTTTCAGGAAGGATACTCATTGCAGGTTCAACATCTGTTCAGCCACTTGCCGATGAGCTTGCTAAATACTTCATGCAGCAAAATCCAAAGGTTTCTATTGAGGTTCAAGGTGGAGGGTCATCTGTTGGTATAAAATCCGCTATCCAAGGCATTGTTGATATTGGAACATCATCAAGAGAACTCACAGAGGATGAGACAAGGCAGCTTGCTGCAAAAAGTTGGCAGGAGATAAAGATTGCAGAAGATGGAATAGCAGTAATTGTTCATAAGACAAATCCAGTTTCTAACTTGAGTGTTGAGCAAATAAGAGATATATTCTCGGGCAAAATTAAAAACTGGAAAGAGGTTGGCGGTAAAAACGCTCCTATTGTAGTTGTTACACGTGAGGAAGGCTCAGGTACAAGAGGAGCATTTGAAGAGATAGTTATGGGCAAAGCAAAGATAACAGACTCGGCAATTGTCCAGCCATCAACAGGTGCTGTCAAAACAACAGTATCACAGGATGAAAATGCAATAGGATTTATCTCACTTGGTGTTTTAGACAGCACAGTAAAAGGTGTAAAAGTTGATGGAGTTGAACCAACAGAGAAAAATGTAAAGCTTGGAAAGTACAAAGTTAAAAGGCCATTCCTCTTCTTAGTATCAAAGAATCCAAGTAGAGTGACAAAAGCATTTGTAGACTTTGTACTATCAGATGAAGGTCAGGCAATTGTCGCAAAGAATTATATCTCCGTTAAATAA